A genome region from Nodosilinea sp. FACHB-141 includes the following:
- the rimO gene encoding 30S ribosomal protein S12 methylthiotransferase RimO, whose translation MGLKPTVAFNHLGCEKNRVDTEHMLGLLVQAGYQVDANEELADYVVVNTCSFIQEAREESVRTLVELAAAQKKVVITGCLAQHFQNELLEEIPEAVALVGTGDYNRIVEVIERAEAGERVKIVSPEPTYIADETVPRYRTTASSVAYLRVAEGCDYRCAFCIIPHLRGNQRSRTIESIVAEAHQLAAEGVQELVLISQITTNYGMDLYGKPRLAELLRALGEVDVPWVRMHYAYPTGLTPEVLAAIRETPNVLPYLDLPLQHSHPEVLRAMNRPWQGQVNDNVIHRIKEALPEAVLRTTFIVGFPGETEAHVEHLLEFVERHRFDHVGVFSFSAEEGTPAYSLPNQVPQDERDRRREALMLAQQPIAWEHNRAHIGRVVDVLIEQENPATGMAIGRSDRFAPEVDGLVYVTGTAPLNQIVPVKITAADTYDLFGEIVAIPSAESLLSLAR comes from the coding sequence ATGGGGCTGAAGCCAACGGTTGCGTTTAACCACCTGGGCTGCGAAAAAAACCGGGTCGATACCGAGCACATGCTCGGTTTGCTAGTGCAGGCGGGCTACCAAGTCGATGCCAACGAAGAATTGGCCGACTACGTTGTGGTCAACACCTGTAGTTTTATCCAAGAAGCGCGGGAAGAGTCGGTGCGTACCTTGGTTGAGCTGGCTGCTGCTCAAAAGAAAGTCGTGATTACAGGCTGTTTGGCCCAGCACTTTCAAAATGAGTTGCTAGAAGAAATTCCTGAGGCCGTGGCCTTGGTCGGCACTGGCGACTATAACCGCATTGTCGAAGTGATTGAGCGGGCCGAAGCGGGCGAGCGGGTGAAGATTGTTTCTCCTGAACCCACTTACATTGCTGATGAAACCGTGCCTCGCTACCGCACTACCGCCTCTAGCGTGGCCTACCTGCGGGTGGCAGAGGGCTGTGACTACCGCTGCGCGTTCTGCATTATTCCGCACCTGCGCGGCAACCAGCGATCGCGCACCATTGAGTCTATCGTGGCCGAGGCCCACCAGCTGGCTGCCGAGGGCGTACAGGAGCTGGTTCTGATCTCCCAAATTACCACCAACTACGGCATGGACCTCTACGGCAAGCCTCGCCTGGCCGAGCTGCTGCGGGCGTTGGGTGAAGTAGACGTGCCCTGGGTGCGCATGCACTACGCCTACCCCACCGGCCTCACTCCCGAGGTGCTGGCCGCCATTCGAGAAACCCCCAACGTGCTGCCCTACCTCGATCTGCCCCTGCAGCACTCGCACCCCGAGGTGCTGCGGGCCATGAACCGTCCGTGGCAGGGACAGGTTAACGACAATGTTATCCACCGTATTAAAGAGGCTCTTCCCGAGGCTGTGCTGCGCACCACCTTTATCGTTGGCTTTCCTGGTGAAACCGAGGCCCACGTTGAGCATCTGCTGGAGTTTGTAGAGCGCCATCGCTTTGACCACGTTGGCGTGTTCAGCTTCTCCGCTGAGGAAGGCACCCCTGCCTACAGCCTGCCCAACCAGGTACCCCAGGACGAGCGCGATCGCCGTCGTGAGGCGCTCATGCTGGCCCAGCAGCCCATTGCTTGGGAGCATAACCGCGCCCACATTGGCCGCGTAGTAGATGTGTTGATTGAGCAAGAGAACCCAGCCACGGGCATGGCGATCGGTCGTAGCGATCGCTTTGCTCCTGAGGTTGACGGTCTGGTCTACGTGACCGGCACCGCTCCCCTCAACCAGATTGTCCCTGTGAAAATTACTGCCGCTGACACCTACGACTTGTTTGGCGAAATCGTCGCGATCCCATCCGCAGAGTCCTTGCTAAGCCTGGCTCGCTGA
- a CDS encoding vitamin K epoxide reductase family protein yields the protein MRRRRQESRWIHRWSRWLVAGIALIGALGTGYLTVAKLTGGGTCPTEGCDRVLSSPWGTVFGLPLTLFGCLAYGTMLVLAVAPLLVNADTNKPLRQKLETWTWPLMFMLASAMLVFSGYLMTVLAFELQAVCPYCIGSALFALSMFVIILLGNRWDDLGQIAFIGLIVGVVTIISTLAVYAPINAAGSPSSNVAGQAGPPITSASGPAEVALANHLKEVGATMYGAWWCPHCHDQKQLFGAEAATAINYVECAEDGQNSQVAVCRSKPEITGFPSWEINGEFYPGTQSLERLAELTNYSGPTNFQR from the coding sequence ATGAGACGTCGTCGTCAAGAGAGCCGTTGGATTCATCGCTGGTCGCGCTGGCTAGTGGCGGGGATCGCCTTGATTGGTGCTCTGGGTACGGGTTACCTAACCGTTGCCAAGCTGACTGGCGGGGGAACTTGCCCTACGGAGGGGTGCGATCGCGTGCTCTCTAGCCCCTGGGGCACTGTATTTGGCCTACCCCTGACGCTGTTTGGTTGCTTGGCCTACGGCACCATGCTAGTGCTGGCCGTTGCCCCCCTCCTAGTTAACGCCGATACAAACAAGCCCCTACGCCAGAAGCTTGAAACTTGGACCTGGCCGCTGATGTTTATGCTGGCCTCGGCCATGCTGGTATTTAGCGGCTATTTGATGACGGTGCTGGCCTTTGAGCTACAGGCGGTTTGCCCCTACTGCATTGGCTCGGCGCTGTTCGCCCTCTCCATGTTTGTGATTATTTTGCTGGGCAATCGCTGGGATGACCTCGGTCAGATCGCTTTTATTGGCCTGATTGTGGGCGTCGTCACTATCATCTCTACTCTGGCTGTTTACGCCCCTATCAACGCCGCAGGTAGCCCTAGCAGCAATGTCGCTGGACAAGCTGGGCCACCGATTACCAGCGCCTCTGGGCCCGCCGAAGTTGCTCTGGCCAATCACCTTAAAGAGGTCGGCGCGACAATGTATGGCGCTTGGTGGTGCCCCCACTGCCACGACCAAAAACAGCTGTTTGGAGCTGAAGCTGCCACCGCAATCAACTATGTAGAATGTGCAGAAGACGGCCAAAATTCCCAGGTCGCTGTGTGTCGGTCAAAACCCGAAATTACCGGGTTTCCCAGCTGGGAGATCAATGGCGAGTTTTATCCAGGCACCCAAAGCCTGGAGCGTCTGGCGGAGCTGACAAACTACAGTGGGCCAACGAATTTTCAGCGATAG
- a CDS encoding DEAD/DEAH box helicase — MTLSFASLGLSAARVSHLESMGYDEPTAIQAEAIPHLLSGRDLIGQAQTGTGKTAAFALPLMEQVDASNPAVQVLVLTPTRELAIQVCQAMRGFRIDGRPKVLAIYGGQSIERQQEQLRRGTQIVVGTPGRVLDMLNRGSLNLKSLGWLVLDEADEMLNMGFIQDVEKILSKAPAERQTAFFSATMAPAIRELATKFLQSPVTVTVQSPKASPKQIQQVSYIVPRGWTKVRALQPILELEDPETAIIFVRTRRTAGDLTRQLQAAGYSVDEYHGDLSQSQRERLLMRFRQQQVKLVVATDIAARGLHVDDLTHVINFDMPDAMESYVHRIGRTGRAGKKGVAISLVTPLEKYKLRQIERHTKQPMTLVKIPTRAEIAARNLERLRSQVREAITSERLASFLPIVSQLSEEYDLRTVAAAALQMAYDQTVPAWQREHHSSEPEVSEGGVPLPKKRKGISPEPREVSKAKE; from the coding sequence ATGACCTTATCGTTTGCCAGTTTGGGGTTATCTGCAGCCCGTGTTAGCCATCTCGAAAGCATGGGCTACGACGAACCCACCGCTATTCAGGCAGAGGCCATTCCTCACCTGCTCTCAGGGCGAGACCTGATCGGTCAGGCCCAAACCGGCACCGGCAAAACTGCTGCCTTTGCTCTGCCCTTAATGGAGCAGGTCGATGCCAGTAATCCCGCCGTGCAGGTGCTAGTGCTGACACCCACCCGCGAGCTGGCTATTCAGGTGTGCCAAGCCATGCGCGGCTTTCGCATCGACGGTCGCCCTAAGGTGCTAGCCATCTACGGCGGCCAGTCCATCGAGCGCCAGCAGGAGCAGCTTCGGCGGGGGACTCAGATTGTAGTGGGCACTCCAGGCCGCGTGCTCGACATGCTCAATCGAGGCAGCCTCAACCTTAAAAGCCTGGGCTGGCTCGTGCTTGACGAAGCCGATGAAATGCTCAACATGGGCTTTATTCAAGACGTTGAAAAAATTCTCAGCAAAGCCCCCGCCGAGCGGCAAACGGCCTTCTTCTCTGCCACCATGGCTCCCGCTATTCGGGAGCTGGCCACCAAGTTTTTGCAGTCTCCCGTGACCGTCACGGTGCAGTCGCCCAAGGCCTCGCCTAAGCAGATTCAGCAGGTGAGCTACATCGTGCCCCGGGGCTGGACCAAGGTGCGCGCCCTCCAGCCCATCCTGGAGCTAGAGGATCCCGAAACCGCAATTATCTTTGTGCGTACCCGTCGCACCGCTGGCGATCTCACCCGCCAGCTTCAAGCGGCGGGCTACAGCGTCGATGAGTACCACGGTGACCTTAGCCAGTCCCAACGTGAACGGCTGCTGATGCGGTTTCGCCAGCAGCAGGTGAAGCTGGTAGTTGCGACCGATATCGCTGCCCGGGGTCTGCACGTTGACGATCTCACCCACGTGATCAACTTCGACATGCCCGATGCCATGGAGAGCTACGTGCACCGCATCGGCCGCACCGGACGAGCGGGCAAGAAAGGTGTTGCGATTTCCTTGGTGACACCCCTAGAAAAGTACAAGCTGCGGCAGATTGAGCGCCATACTAAGCAGCCTATGACTCTAGTCAAAATTCCCACCCGGGCTGAAATTGCCGCTCGCAACCTGGAGCGGCTACGCAGTCAGGTGCGCGAGGCAATTACCAGTGAGCGGCTGGCGTCATTTTTGCCGATAGTGTCTCAGCTCAGTGAAGAGTACGACCTGCGTACCGTCGCTGCTGCTGCTTTGCAGATGGCCTACGACCAGACTGTCCCAGCTTGGCAGCGCGAGCACCACAGCAGCGAACCCGAGGTGTCTGAGGGTGGTGTGCCCCTACCCAAGAAACGCAAAGGCATCTCCCCCGAGCCGCGCGAAGTCAGCAAGGCTAAGGAATAG
- a CDS encoding DUF2809 domain-containing protein, with protein MSKFNAKYFYLAVLLFLVETLIAIFLDDRIIRPLIGDILVVVLIYCFIKAFWQVRPITAALGVFAFTCLIEGLQYLQLVDRIGLRDNRLIATVLGTTFDSKDILAYAIGAALMLVAKYRSAAFGRWHI; from the coding sequence ATGAGCAAATTTAATGCCAAGTATTTCTATCTTGCGGTTTTGTTGTTTCTAGTTGAAACCTTGATCGCGATTTTCCTAGACGATCGCATCATTCGCCCCCTTATTGGCGATATTTTGGTTGTCGTTCTCATCTACTGCTTCATCAAAGCCTTTTGGCAAGTTCGGCCTATCACGGCGGCATTGGGAGTCTTTGCCTTTACCTGCCTTATTGAAGGGCTGCAATATCTTCAGTTGGTCGATCGCATCGGGCTGCGCGATAACCGGCTAATTGCCACCGTACTTGGCACCACCTTTGATAGCAAAGACATTCTGGCCTATGCGATCGGCGCTGCTCTAATGCTGGTTGCCAAGTATCGCTCTGCGGCATTTGGGCGATGGCATATATAG
- the btpA gene encoding photosystem I biogenesis protein BtpA, which translates to MDLIKVFNTRNPVIGVLHLLPLPTSPRWQGDLQAVVDRAEQEATALASGGVHGIIVENFFDAPFTKGAVDPAVVSAMGLVVQRLQTLVTVPIGINVLRNDARSALAIATCTGAAFIRVNVLTGVMATDQGLIEGCAHDLLRYRKELGSSVQILADVLVKHARPLGSPNLTTAVQETIHRGLADGIILSGWATGSPPSLEDLELAKAAAGDRPVFIGSGADVDNIGTLMKAADGVIVASSLKRQGDVNQPIDPIRVGQFVEAMQESLQALEGNLTLPTMVTS; encoded by the coding sequence GTGGACTTAATCAAAGTCTTTAACACCCGCAACCCGGTCATTGGGGTACTGCACCTGCTGCCCCTGCCGACGTCTCCCCGCTGGCAGGGAGACCTACAGGCTGTTGTCGATCGCGCCGAGCAAGAGGCCACGGCCCTCGCCTCGGGCGGCGTGCACGGCATTATTGTGGAAAATTTTTTTGACGCCCCTTTTACTAAGGGGGCCGTGGACCCAGCGGTGGTCAGCGCCATGGGTCTGGTGGTGCAGCGCTTGCAGACCCTGGTCACAGTGCCCATCGGTATCAACGTACTGCGTAACGATGCCCGTAGTGCTCTAGCGATCGCCACTTGCACCGGGGCAGCCTTTATTCGCGTCAACGTGCTGACGGGGGTGATGGCCACTGACCAGGGATTGATCGAAGGCTGCGCCCACGATCTGCTGCGCTACCGTAAAGAGCTGGGCAGCTCGGTGCAAATTCTGGCCGATGTGCTGGTCAAGCATGCTCGCCCTCTGGGGTCGCCCAACCTCACCACAGCGGTGCAGGAGACGATCCACCGAGGTCTGGCGGACGGCATTATTTTGTCGGGCTGGGCGACGGGCAGCCCGCCTAGCCTAGAAGATTTAGAACTGGCTAAGGCCGCAGCGGGCGATCGCCCCGTCTTCATTGGTAGTGGTGCCGATGTCGACAACATTGGCACCTTGATGAAGGCCGCTGACGGCGTGATTGTCGCCAGCTCCCTCAAGCGTCAGGGCGACGTTAACCAGCCCATCGATCCCATTCGCGTGGGACAGTTTGTGGAAGCCATGCAGGAAAGCCTGCAAGCTCTGGAGGGCAATCTCACCCTACCGACCATGGTGACCTCCTAG
- a CDS encoding tellurite resistance TerB family protein — protein sequence MPKRRLPRGGGTQVALSPELAVAMIGLFSAFADGEVSSDAEAYALGEMVSCIDLYSEYTEEDFADLGAEIGNLINEAGVEAVVSQAIETIKDEGVEEAAFIIALVVLVADGEVPEDEQEFIDDLRQALRISVERADEIVSELFSEAEEEEEYDESEEE from the coding sequence ATGCCTAAACGCAGATTACCGCGTGGTGGTGGTACTCAAGTTGCCTTGAGCCCAGAGCTAGCAGTGGCCATGATTGGTCTATTTTCAGCGTTTGCCGATGGTGAAGTATCTAGCGATGCAGAAGCCTATGCGCTGGGTGAGATGGTCAGCTGCATCGATCTCTATTCTGAATATACGGAAGAAGACTTTGCCGACTTGGGCGCTGAGATTGGCAACCTCATTAATGAGGCTGGGGTTGAAGCTGTCGTCTCCCAAGCCATTGAGACGATTAAAGATGAGGGCGTAGAAGAAGCCGCCTTTATTATCGCGCTAGTTGTTCTCGTTGCAGACGGCGAAGTGCCCGAAGATGAGCAAGAGTTTATTGATGACTTGCGCCAGGCTCTCCGGATCTCTGTTGAACGAGCCGACGAAATCGTGAGCGAACTTTTTTCTGAAGCAGAGGAAGAAGAAGAATACGACGAGAGCGAAGAAGAGTAA